Below is a genomic region from Prunus persica cultivar Lovell chromosome G3, Prunus_persica_NCBIv2, whole genome shotgun sequence.
TAAAGGAAATTACAGAATTATGATGGATTGTTTGCCGGACCAGTTAGTATGGGAGATCTTGAGCAGGGTTAAGAAAACCACTGATAGAAACTCTTTGTCTTTGGCGTGTAAACGCCTGCACGGATTGGATAATGAACAGAGACAATCTCTTCGGGTTGGTTGTGGATTAGACCCTGCAAATGAAGCTTTGACTTCTCTCTGCAGTAGGTTTTCCAACTTGACAAAGGTAGAGATAACTTACGCTGGTTGGATGTCCAAACTAGGAAAGCAGTTGGATGACGAAGGGCTTCTTATTCTTTCCAATTGCTGCCCTTCTATGGTTGATCTCACATTAAGCTACTGCACCTTCATCACTGATTTGGGCCTTGGTCACTTGTCTTCTTGCTCAAAACTTTCAGCTTTGAAGTTGAATTTCACAACAAGAATTACTGGCTGTGGCATATTATCTCTTGTTGCGGGCTGCAAAGTTCTCACTATCCTCCACCTTGTACGTTGTCTAAATGTTAGCAGTTTTGAGTGGCTTGAATATCTTGGAAAGCTTGAAACTCTTGAAGATCTCTCAATTAAGAATTGTAGAGCTATTGGGGAGGGTGATTTGATTAAGCTAGGTTCTAGTtggaaaaaactaaaatgctTGCAATTTGAGGTAGATGTGAATTAcagatatatgaaagtttaTGATCGTTCAGCTGTGGATCGCTGGCAAAAGCAGTGGGTCGCATGTGAGAACATGGTGGAACTTAGCTTGGTAAATTGTATCATCAGCCCTGGGAGGGGGCTCGCTTGTGTGCTGGGGAAGTGCAAGAATTTGGAGAAGATTCACTTGGACAAGTGTGTTGGGGTAAGGGACTCTGATATCATAGGCTTAgcccaaaaatcaaaaaaccTCCGCTCCATTTTCCTTCGAGTTCCATCGGATTTCTCACTTCCTCTTCTGATGAAT
It encodes:
- the LOC18781991 gene encoding F-box/LRR-repeat protein 14; translated protein: MMDCLPDQLVWEILSRVKKTTDRNSLSLACKRLHGLDNEQRQSLRVGCGLDPANEALTSLCSRFSNLTKVEITYAGWMSKLGKQLDDEGLLILSNCCPSMVDLTLSYCTFITDLGLGHLSSCSKLSALKLNFTTRITGCGILSLVAGCKVLTILHLVRCLNVSSFEWLEYLGKLETLEDLSIKNCRAIGEGDLIKLGSSWKKLKCLQFEVDVNYRYMKVYDRSAVDRWQKQWVACENMVELSLVNCIISPGRGLACVLGKCKNLEKIHLDKCVGVRDSDIIGLAQKSKNLRSIFLRVPSDFSLPLLMNNPLRLTDECLKAVAQNCSMLESVRISYSDGDFPSFSSFTLDGILSLIQKCPLRELAFDQVYSFNDVGMEALCLAQYLETLELVKCQEISDEGLQLVGQFPRLSILRLIKCLGVSDDGLKPLVGSYKLELLAVEDCPQISERGVLGAAKSVSFRQDLSWLY